A window of Solanum stenotomum isolate F172 chromosome 3, ASM1918654v1, whole genome shotgun sequence contains these coding sequences:
- the LOC125859047 gene encoding uncharacterized protein LOC125859047: MTPYEALYGRKCRSPIGWFEVGEIALFGPDLVLQAMEKFKVIQQRLATAQRRHKSYANVRRRGLEFSIGDWVFLKVSNERELPQELSTVHSVFHVSMLRKCVGDPSCITPIEDVQGTCDLTYEEVPITILDRQVKKIRNKEMASVKVQELVDLSSRRTGHPGAIGELQVDSGLFKSIACILVLYSS, encoded by the exons ATGACACCTTATGAAGCTTTATATGGAAGGAAGTGCAGATCACCAATTGGCTGGTTTGAAGTAGGCGAAATTGCTTTATTTGGACCAGACCTTGTTcttcaagctatggaaaaattTAAGGTCATACAACAACGGCTAGCAACAGCTCAAAGACGACACAAATCATATGCAAACGTTAGAAGAAGAGGATTGGAGTTTTCTATAGGAGATTGGGTGTTCTTGAAAGTATccaatgaaaggg agctacctcaGGAGCTTTCAACAGTTCATTCGGTGTTTCATGTCTCAATGCTTCGGAAGTGCGTAGGTGACCCATCCTGTATCACTCCTATTGAAGATGTACAAGGTACATGTGATCTCACCTATGAAGAAGTACCTATTACTATTCTGGATCGTCAGGTTAAAAAGATAAGGAATAAAGAAATGGCTTCAGtaaag GTACAGGAGCTAGTAGATCTCTCCAGTAGGAGAACAGGACATCCAGGGgctattggtgagctccaggttgattcggggctttTCAAGTCTATAGCAtgtattttggtattgtatagTAGCTGA